The Paraburkholderia sabiae genome includes a region encoding these proteins:
- a CDS encoding LysR family transcriptional regulator gives MRIDPYSLELFISVVQEGSIARAASRNHIAPSALSRRLADLETAMGLPLLIRSPSGVELTEAGRHAFARAVSVHDQLQSLAREVQSLSGQVAGVVRLYANASAIVGFLPERLKAFQARYPLVQIALTEQISDEVIRACVDDRADVGISASGEIPGGLESWHFADDPLMVVVPPGHELAALEAPSFNDVIRFPLVALQAGGSLDQILKERADAARTPLDLSVTVNSFDAQCRMVEAGLGIGIVPTSAASAFAGSHGFVRRPLDEPWARARTLRVHALRKSSRLKAVQALIEALATNEG, from the coding sequence ATGCGCATCGATCCGTACAGCCTGGAGCTGTTCATTTCCGTCGTGCAGGAAGGCTCCATCGCGCGGGCGGCCAGCCGCAATCACATCGCGCCTTCGGCATTGAGCCGTCGACTCGCCGATCTCGAAACGGCGATGGGACTTCCGTTGCTGATCCGTTCGCCGTCCGGCGTCGAGTTGACGGAAGCGGGCCGTCACGCGTTCGCGCGCGCGGTGTCGGTTCACGATCAGTTGCAGTCTCTCGCGCGCGAGGTTCAGTCGCTCAGCGGTCAGGTCGCGGGCGTCGTGCGTCTGTATGCGAACGCGTCGGCGATCGTCGGCTTCCTGCCCGAGCGACTGAAGGCGTTCCAGGCGCGCTATCCGCTCGTGCAGATCGCGTTGACGGAACAGATCAGCGACGAGGTGATCCGTGCCTGTGTCGACGATCGCGCAGACGTGGGCATTTCGGCGAGCGGCGAGATACCGGGCGGTCTCGAATCATGGCATTTCGCCGACGATCCGCTGATGGTCGTCGTGCCGCCCGGCCACGAACTCGCCGCGCTCGAAGCGCCGTCGTTCAACGACGTGATCCGCTTTCCGCTCGTCGCGTTGCAGGCGGGCGGTTCGCTCGATCAGATCCTGAAGGAACGCGCCGATGCCGCCCGCACGCCGCTCGATCTGTCCGTGACGGTCAACAGTTTCGACGCGCAATGCCGGATGGTCGAGGCGGGGCTCGGCATCGGCATCGTGCCGACCAGCGCGGCGTCCGCGTTCGCGGGATCGCATGGTTTCGTGCGTCGGCCGCTCGATGAACCGTGGGCGCGCGCTCGCACTCTGCGGGTTCACGCGCTGCGGAAGTCGTCGCGCCTGAAAGCCGTGCAGGCATTGATCGAAGCGCTCGCCACGAACGAGGGTTAA
- a CDS encoding MFS transporter: MTTLEGASHLRATDHLARADASQAAGTGEISARLDRLPGTRAVWKLILLLSLGFFFELYDLLFTGYIAPGLVKSGILTPTTTGLFGTSGVASFIAALFCGLFIGTIACGFLADRFGRRAIFTWSLLWYVAANTVMAFQDTASGLNLWRFISGMGIGVELITIGTYMSELAPKHLRGRAFAICQTIGFSAVPVVAFLSYLLVPAMPFGMDGWRWVVLLGGISALFVWYFRRNLPESPRWLASKGRIREANEVLARLEEQVERQYGQPLPEPGAPDPVPRKATFADMWKPPYRKRTLMLIAFHIFQTVGFYGFANWVPTLLVKQGITVTSSLLYTTIIGLAAPLGPLLGYWIADRFERKHVIVGMAALNIVSGLLFSQAASAVAIVTLGVLLTLAGNIISFTYHAYQQELYPTAIRARAVGFVYSWSRMSAVFSSFVIAFTLKEFGVTGVFVFIAGAMALVIVAIGLMGPRTLGKSLESISH, translated from the coding sequence ATGACAACTCTGGAGGGCGCCTCCCATCTACGCGCCACCGATCACCTCGCACGCGCCGACGCATCGCAGGCGGCGGGCACGGGCGAAATTTCGGCGCGTCTCGACCGGCTTCCCGGGACTCGCGCGGTCTGGAAGCTGATTCTGCTGCTGAGTCTCGGCTTCTTCTTCGAACTCTACGATCTGCTCTTTACGGGCTACATCGCGCCGGGGCTCGTCAAAAGCGGCATTCTCACGCCGACGACGACGGGCCTGTTCGGCACGTCGGGCGTCGCGAGTTTCATCGCCGCGCTCTTCTGCGGACTGTTCATCGGCACGATCGCGTGCGGCTTTCTCGCCGACCGTTTCGGCCGACGCGCGATCTTCACGTGGTCGCTCCTCTGGTACGTCGCGGCGAACACGGTGATGGCGTTTCAGGACACCGCGAGCGGTCTGAACCTGTGGCGCTTCATCTCGGGAATGGGCATCGGCGTCGAGCTGATCACCATCGGCACGTATATGTCCGAACTCGCGCCGAAGCATCTGCGCGGGCGGGCTTTCGCGATCTGCCAGACGATCGGTTTTTCGGCCGTGCCCGTCGTCGCGTTTCTTTCGTATCTGCTGGTGCCCGCGATGCCGTTCGGCATGGATGGCTGGCGCTGGGTCGTGCTGCTCGGCGGCATTAGCGCGCTGTTCGTCTGGTACTTCCGGCGCAACCTTCCGGAAAGTCCGCGCTGGCTCGCGAGCAAAGGGCGTATCCGCGAAGCGAATGAAGTGCTTGCGCGTCTCGAAGAACAGGTCGAGCGGCAATACGGACAGCCGCTGCCCGAACCGGGCGCGCCCGATCCCGTTCCGCGCAAGGCCACTTTCGCCGACATGTGGAAGCCGCCGTATCGCAAGCGCACGCTGATGCTGATCGCCTTCCACATCTTCCAGACGGTCGGCTTTTACGGTTTCGCGAACTGGGTGCCGACGCTGCTTGTCAAGCAAGGCATCACGGTAACGTCGAGCCTGCTGTACACGACGATCATCGGGCTTGCCGCGCCGCTCGGGCCGCTCCTCGGCTACTGGATCGCGGATCGATTCGAACGCAAGCACGTGATCGTCGGCATGGCGGCGCTCAATATCGTCAGCGGGCTGCTGTTCAGCCAGGCGGCATCGGCGGTTGCGATCGTGACGCTCGGCGTGCTGCTGACGCTGGCGGGCAACATCATCTCGTTCACCTATCACGCGTATCAGCAGGAGCTGTATCCGACGGCGATACGCGCGCGTGCGGTGGGCTTCGTTTATTCGTGGAGCCGGATGTCGGCGGTGTTCAGTTCGTTCGTGATCGCGTTCACGCTGAAGGAATTCGGCGTCACGGGCGTGTTCGTTTTTATCGCCGGAGCGATGGCGCTCGTCATTGTCGCGATCGGATTGATGGGGCCAAGAACGCTCGGCAAATCGCTTGAAAGCATTTCGCACTGA
- a CDS encoding aconitase family protein, producing MATLELTGRILFLCDDPERVERQLGGVDLTQASAGTLRDDVSTDEITPMSVLTRFDERLGRFPYLGFRTGGRNPIGADAIRAGGFCVTVAGNRYGKGSSREHSPLAEYRAGIRLVIAKSFERIYRQNADNLGLFTSTDFGLIERIRRGEPVDIEELVASRDNLSASILRSGGLLRYGARYMRTIEPAASAVDNSPRTLAQKILERHALRTEGTGESLAPGSGVFVRADWRFIHEYYTGMATHMLHATFGKPLSLHQPDSILTFEDHLSYSHKSELHIRNGLLPDVRELSAAHRQFAQDYALTNHGYLSESGSGIDEGSEGISHAMMAERYALPGQVIVGTDSHTPHSGALGCVAFGVGTTDMANAFVTGAVRMTVPQSLRVDFNGPIPPGVTAKDLVLHLLAEPAIRSGAGVGKVFEFAGSAMSQLTTDERTTLTNMTAELGGFTGLVAPDAETVRFLKERRGIDFVIEPWMHSDAGASYADVIEIDCTRITPMLAAPGDPGNGVALSDLAERPHVDIAYGGSCTAGKREDFDHYHEVLAWAAARDLRVPADVKLYLQFGTSDVRDYCAERGYLDAFEKVGAILLQPSCGACANCGPGSSTDAGEVTISAINRNFPGRSGPGQVWLASPPTVVASALAGRIASFAELQAQYA from the coding sequence ATGGCGACACTGGAATTGACGGGCCGGATCCTGTTTCTTTGCGACGATCCCGAACGCGTCGAGCGGCAACTCGGCGGCGTCGATCTGACGCAAGCGTCGGCGGGCACGTTGCGCGACGACGTATCGACGGATGAGATCACGCCGATGAGCGTACTCACGCGCTTCGACGAACGGCTCGGCCGCTTTCCTTATCTCGGCTTCCGCACGGGCGGCCGCAATCCGATCGGTGCCGACGCGATCCGTGCAGGCGGCTTCTGCGTGACGGTAGCGGGCAATCGCTACGGCAAGGGTTCGTCGCGCGAACATAGTCCGCTTGCGGAATATCGCGCGGGCATCCGGCTCGTGATCGCGAAGAGCTTCGAGCGGATCTATCGGCAGAACGCCGACAACCTCGGTCTCTTCACGTCGACGGACTTCGGGCTGATCGAACGCATCCGGCGCGGCGAGCCGGTCGACATCGAAGAACTCGTTGCGTCGCGCGACAACCTGTCCGCGTCGATCCTGCGCAGCGGCGGGTTGCTGCGCTACGGCGCACGGTACATGCGGACGATCGAACCCGCCGCAAGCGCCGTCGATAATTCGCCGCGCACGCTCGCGCAAAAAATCCTGGAACGTCACGCGCTGCGCACGGAAGGAACGGGCGAATCGCTCGCGCCCGGCTCGGGTGTCTTCGTGCGCGCCGACTGGCGCTTCATCCACGAGTACTACACGGGCATGGCGACGCACATGCTGCACGCGACGTTCGGCAAGCCGCTGTCGCTGCATCAGCCCGACAGCATTCTCACGTTCGAAGACCATCTTTCGTATTCGCACAAGAGCGAACTGCACATCAGGAACGGCTTGCTGCCCGACGTGCGGGAATTGTCGGCGGCACACCGGCAGTTCGCGCAGGACTATGCGCTAACGAACCACGGCTATCTGTCCGAATCGGGCAGCGGCATCGACGAAGGCTCGGAAGGCATCTCGCACGCGATGATGGCCGAGCGCTACGCGTTGCCTGGCCAGGTGATCGTCGGCACGGATTCGCATACGCCGCATAGCGGCGCGCTGGGCTGCGTGGCGTTCGGCGTCGGCACCACGGACATGGCGAACGCCTTCGTCACGGGCGCCGTGCGGATGACCGTGCCGCAATCGCTGCGCGTCGATTTCAACGGTCCGATTCCGCCCGGCGTGACGGCAAAGGATCTCGTGCTGCATCTGCTCGCCGAGCCGGCGATCCGTTCAGGCGCGGGCGTGGGCAAGGTGTTCGAGTTCGCGGGCTCGGCGATGTCGCAACTGACCACCGACGAACGCACGACGCTCACGAACATGACGGCGGAACTCGGCGGCTTCACGGGCCTCGTCGCACCCGATGCCGAGACCGTGCGCTTCCTCAAGGAACGCCGGGGCATCGACTTCGTGATCGAACCGTGGATGCACAGCGACGCGGGCGCGTCCTACGCCGACGTCATCGAGATCGACTGCACGCGCATCACGCCGATGCTCGCCGCGCCCGGCGATCCCGGCAACGGCGTCGCGCTGAGCGATTTGGCTGAGCGTCCGCACGTCGATATCGCTTATGGCGGCTCGTGCACGGCGGGCAAGCGCGAGGACTTCGACCACTATCACGAAGTGCTCGCGTGGGCGGCGGCGCGCGACCTGCGCGTGCCGGCGGACGTAAAGCTCTATCTGCAGTTCGGCACTTCCGACGTCAGGGACTATTGCGCAGAACGCGGCTACCTCGATGCGTTCGAAAAGGTTGGCGCGATCCTGCTGCAACCGTCGTGCGGCGCATGCGCGAACTGCGGACCGGGATCGTCGACGGATGCTGGCGAAGTGACGATCAGCGCGATCAATCGAAATTTCCCGGGCCGCTCGGGTCCAGGACAGGTGTGGCTCGCGAGCCCGCCGACTGTCGTCGCGAGCGCGCTGGCTGGCCGCATCGCTTCGTTCGCGGAATTGCAGGCGCAGTACGCGTGA
- a CDS encoding glutathione S-transferase family protein encodes MLEILGKASSINVRKVLWTCAELNLAFEREDWGSGFRSTQTPEFLSLNPNGLVPVVRDGDVVLWESNTIIRYLAARYDGAHLYPADPLLRARVDQWIDWQAADLNRSWSYAFLGLVRQSAAHQVASEIALSIDNWTRHMRILDEQLRATGAFVAGKQFSLADIPIALSVNRWFGTPFEHPHFPAVSGYFERLRERPGFGVHCGNGLP; translated from the coding sequence ATGCTCGAGATCCTGGGAAAAGCATCGTCCATCAACGTTCGCAAGGTGTTGTGGACGTGCGCTGAACTGAATCTGGCCTTCGAGCGGGAAGACTGGGGAAGCGGATTCCGGTCTACGCAGACGCCGGAGTTTCTTTCGTTGAACCCGAATGGTCTGGTGCCCGTCGTCAGAGACGGTGACGTCGTTCTCTGGGAGTCGAACACCATCATCCGCTACCTGGCCGCCCGCTACGATGGCGCGCACCTTTATCCGGCCGATCCGCTTTTGCGTGCGCGGGTCGATCAGTGGATCGACTGGCAGGCAGCCGATCTCAACCGGTCGTGGAGCTATGCGTTTCTCGGTCTGGTTCGTCAGTCGGCGGCGCATCAGGTGGCGAGCGAGATCGCGCTGTCGATCGATAACTGGACGCGCCACATGCGCATTCTCGACGAACAGTTGCGCGCAACCGGCGCATTCGTTGCTGGCAAGCAGTTTTCGCTCGCCGACATACCGATCGCACTGTCGGTCAACCGCTGGTTCGGCACGCCGTTCGAACACCCGCATTTTCCTGCAGTATCCGGGTACTTCGAGCGATTGCGCGAACGTCCCGGCTTCGGGGTGCATTGCGGAAACGGGCTGCCTTGA